In the Drosophila virilis strain 15010-1051.87 chromosome 4, Dvir_AGI_RSII-ME, whole genome shotgun sequence genome, atgtAGAAGAGTatagaaataatattttccTTTAACTGTTTTAATTCAGAAAAAGTCCAAAATAAATCCGGTTTATAGATAAACACCTGATTTAACTACAAGCTACGCGTCAAATACAGAGTATTGCtcgtttaaattaaaatcgatattatacaattttgaTATCTGATTAAAACCCTTCACAAGTTATTTTATCGGCATGGTGTATATATGCCTTAGTAAAATTTAACTTTGTAAAGGCTATGCAATTATATTCTCTTATCTTTGTGCCTCTATTTATATGCATGAAAGGTGTAGATAAATTGCGTTTATTTTCAGACTCACGCACCTCACGGACGACATTCACAAATATAACCAATGTCCGATTAAAGACCAAAAAGCTCAATATACGAATCCAGGCCAAAAAAATAGTGAGTGCAGCTATATTGTTGTATATGACGGCAAGTACAGAAGCCCAGTCaagattaatatatttatcgGATGTCTTTACAATATTCATGATTTTGTTAAAATAGAAGAAACGCATCACTTGGATCAACAGCATTATGTATGAACACTGAGGGATAAAAGAAGTCATCAAAAAGAGGATCAATTAGCAGCTATCCTCGGGCTGCCAATGTCTTAATaggaatattaaatatatatatatatatatttatatctggTAAGTGAGCAGGATAAATTGATATCCTCGTGACCAGGAATTTAagttatacaacttaataaaatgtatatgtactCTTTGAATCACTTACCAAATAGCATGTAAAGTCCGCTAAATTGATCGTATTGCggatatatttacaaaatccAGTTTTCTTTATAAGTCGAATCTCTCTAAAGGTAAACAGCACGACCATCAGATAGTAGCTACAGACTACAATTTGTATAGCCCAGTTGGAATCGGTAAAGAAAGTTTCCTGTCGCAGTGATCGCAAAGAGTAGCTGGGTACAAGTCCACCGGTGGCTGGACGCTCTACCGTTAACCTGTGTGCCGggcattaaatttaattaccaAGGATAATAAAAGCAGGTGATAAAAGTCTTCTGCAACCTGCCGCagcttaaataccctttaaaatacttttgtaGACATTCGACTTACGActttgcagatatgtgagggtagtaaagaaaaaaaatgaaaatatctttTCTTCCTAAAAAACTCTTAAATATTGAAGTGCGATCATAGATATTAGAAGCATAGTTAGAATAGTAAATGTAGGGTTTGGTTAAGATGTTAATAAAGATGTTTTCCATTCAAGTAAATGGTTTTTAACCGATCAACCGTGTGACAGCCATTCGTTATTGTGGTCCGACCCGGTACTAACATTTATATTGCATGATACAGACGGATGAACCTGTGAAAAGATTCAGGACGATTTCTTTCAATATGAGAGACTAGTTTGCATGGAGACAGGCGGACAAACGGAAATGGTTATATTAACTCGGCTGCAGATGCTGATCTAGTTCAAATTTTACCCATTTCCGACTAACTACGATATACAGCTTCTTAAATCAATAAGGCAAACCATTTTCGTTTCGTATAGTTACACATTTTAGGTCTAGATTGAAGGGAAGCAGACAAACAGAGGAGTTAACTAAATCCAGCTAGCTGTTATACTTAATCGTCTGTCACTGTTATAAAAAAGATGAATTTTCATAACTAgagtattcaaataaaattatatcgAACAAAGACAAGCTactttgcttttgcttactTGACGCTCTCGAGGAGGCGAGTGTTAACGTGAAACAAACTGAGCTCGATTAGGACAATCCGTGTGGAGCGACCGATCCATTTGGTGTCGCGTAAGTGTTCAACCAGACGAAAGTTCAATTCATTGTCATAGCTGAGGCTCTTTATATAGCCGGCACCCAAATAGACTTCAATCTCGCCAACGATCGGCAATGCACCGTCCTTCCACATGCTGGCCCACTTGGTGCCGCGGTAGTCCGTGCGGCGCTCATTGGACCACGTGTAGGAAGCATAGCAGGTGCCCATGTGTTTGGTGAAGGGGGCACACTTTCTACAGTGACCACTCTCTACCATAATCTGTCTAAAACGTGGGGGTCCGAGCAGCACATTTCCATGCAGTATGACTCGATTGTAGACGTCACCATAGATCCCATCGAACTGATTTGTCTCATTGGTGAACTCCCAGATGGACTCTTTATCAATCGACTTAAAGTCGCCTGAATCGAGCAATGGTAGAAACGTGTACAGAACAAAGTCCCAATACCTATCCAAAGAGTCAATATCCGTAAATTTGCTTATCAATCCAGGCTCCATTGGCACCCGACGACCTATTACCTGCCTGTGTATAGCATCGTTTAAATAGTACATGGGAATATTGTTGGTTGTCTGTGTCACTGCAGGACGAGGCTGGATTATTCCTACGCTAAAGATGCCAATTAATCGCTTACCAACTGATGCCAGTGCCAgaaatattatatagataAAGAAATTCAGCACAGCTCGGCGTGCCTCTCTAATCGAACTGTATCGTATTCTCTTCGAGCTGTCAACCATTTGCATCAGCCGGGCCCACCTGCCCCTTGGTTTCGGAGGCTCATACTCGTTTAGGCTTTCCATTTCATATgaattttaatacaaattgaaatgtaaGTATTAGAAGGTTCTCGATTACGAACTGCGTTCTGAAAAATACAATTGAAAGCTCTGGGCAGACACACACCAACTGATTAGAATATCAAAAGCGACTTTTCccaaaaactattaaaaactattgtttcacatttttccaTGAGTTGGGATGGAATTACTGATATCAGTCAGGTAAATTTTGTCTGATTATGGATCCCTACTCTCAATTTGtattcaaaaaatttaaaaatcgatggcttaaaaaaagttggAGACCTAAAAACGATTTGTTTGAAGTCagcctttcttgatgattttttggcatatatcggccaaataatgtccgattttggaattttataccaattTGTACTCGTAaagatcagtactatcgattgacattaaaataatgaaaatctaaattttgacccaaatcgactaaaaatcacgtttttttttcttaatcgGGGTCGGTTTGAAGACGATTGACCAAATCTTTGGCCCAGCAAGAAGGAATGTACttttcgaaaagtgtgaaactcCACACAAATTAAGTTGAACAAAGAAATTTGACAATGCGATTGGGGCTGAtcgtttttcgcgatttttccatgATTGCACGTGGAATTTCGCAAAACCCCATTTATCACAaaaggtaactacagtgaaaacaTTAGCTTTGTAGCTCTTACGGTATGGGCTGTGGGTTGATCatcaattagtcagtcagtcaggaacTTTACATACAGAGATGAATGAAAATAGCTGCTAATCGGGCTTGAATTGAAACGATAGTCACCTATTTAGGGTAGAGTTCAAATGTAGCCCGCATcttgtatatgaaaaaatttACAGCTTGCAATTTTCTCAGTACAACGGGCAATTGTAAATTGATAACCgaattgttttattaaatgtttgaaaatatatgtcaaaatggaaaaaaacaCCTTATGTGAGCGGAAATCTTGGTTAAGAAAGCTTGATGCAAAAGTTGATTCAAAGAACCTCACCACCAGGAACTTAATCTGTTTGTTGCTGCCCCTTTTTAATACATGCGTTGCACTCTGTTTTCGTGACGACGATAGTTCACTATAGTTAGTGAACTTATCTAATGCAAcaactatataaaaataacactATTTACTTAATTCTTTATCAACTTGCTTTACCAAACTCTAAGCCATTACACTCTTTGAGAGAGGGtcttatacatttttcatgATTTGGTTAGCAAACACATTCTTGATCGGCAACTACTGCTTCGTCGACAAGGTCACATGCTTGTGAACAAATGTTAGAACCCgcaggatcggaccactatattatatagctgccataggaacgagctcTTGTGTgactaaatatttttgttctttttaacTAAATTCCATCTGTTTCTTACTAACCACTGACTGAAATTCCTTAAGCCGTATTATCACTAGGATATTTAATTTGCGGCGTGTCGAAGAAAGCTTCTCCTTCTTATTTACTCATGGGCAGCTAAACCAGTTGTAAATGATTTCACTTAACGCACTCGCGACAATAAACATTGTTGCtatcatttaatatatattttcctgtcatttaatttctttttccATTCGGTTTTTCCGTCTTAATCTCCATCTGCCCCTcgttctttctctctcgctctctttcagGCTGTGTGTTTGTCTTTCAGCTCCTTTGTCGAATGGCTTTTatgttgctttgtttttgcgcTTGgactttgaaaatgattttgtaaAACGCGATGCCAAATAGAAAATCATCATAATTTTCGTTTATTACGAGAGTTTTTACCCATTTTGCCATAGTTGTTGGCTGTTGGTtcgtttttgcttttaatgtttttttatggCCAAAGTTTGTCTGTTGCCAACGTTGTTGCTTTAATTGCCATTGTCATGACTTGTCCCTGCTGTTGTTAGAGTCATTGTACTGCCACGCCTCCTCTACCCCCTACCAACAAGTCGATAGAGTGGCAAAGCAAGTTGCCAACTcctttgatttgtttgttgcCCAACAAACATGggacaaaagaaaaatatgaaaaacaagaaacacaCAACTTTTTAAAGGACACTTGCGAGCAGCCATCCCCAGAGAGCCCGTTAAAAGGTGTACTGAACTTATATAagtgaaaacatttttgagtTATTAATGGAAAACTGTTGGCCATCCTACTCAGTGCCTGCTGCActcactgtgtgtgtgtgtctgccttAGATAAATACAAGTGCTAACTAAATGTTGTGTTTTCATTATGGTTAGGGTAGTGGCAACTTTTCAACAACTTGCAGTCAGTTTTCTAACTCCAACTGTGGCTTTTCGGCAGCTGCCTGCTGGTTATTGGCTTAGACAATTTTTTTCTCCTTATGCTGTTCTGCtctattgttttctgtatacaGACTCGCATTTGTTTGCCTAAAGTGCACTTTTTTAACTAACTTGTCTAACGCAACTAATGAAAAGATTTGTTATTAGTTTTGCAGCAGAACAACTTAAGCCAGGTGCAAAAAGTAGCGGCCAACTTTTGCCCCAAGGACTTATACATAAAGAATAGaagagagaagaaaaaaaaaaaaaatgatataaagaAACAACttgaaaaagtaaataaatatttgaacaacTTCTTATGGCCAGCTATTTGTTTGGTTGCAagttttctgtgtgtgtatggcagTTGAAAGGACGCAATGTGAAAGTTTTCGTGTATTTCAGCAGCTTCGGGAATTTGCCAAGTTTTTGGCTTAGAAAATTGATCAGACAATTTTCAAACtaatttaacaataatttCTGAAATGCTCTTAGCTcggaaaacaaaacataacaaaagaaaaataacaacTGCGATAAGACCACAAACCAGTTTCTATTGAAACTCAATACTATCTTTTGTTGTCATTCACATCAAATTGTTTTGCTGtccaaatattttgtataatttattaataaaaccCATTCAAAGTCGTGTTCAAGCGCTCTAAATATGTTCATAAGCTCAAGTCATTGGCTTGTTCGCAGCCAATTGGCATATTAAGTTACCAATTTCGATGTGAAGCAACTATTTTTAGTCTCTAGTCTAGATAATTAagtcaatttaaaaaaagacgCTGTCTccgctgattgattgactttaTCTCTTGGTCTTACCTTATCAACACTTTCGTTCCAATCGATCTATGTGCCATGTTTGGCTTTCAAGTTGCAGCGAACGCATTAAAAATATCCGTATCTCAGGCTACACAACAAGCTGAAAGGCTGGCCAAGAGTTCGCCTGAAACACGTTTCTCTTAGCTGCAGTCGCGTAGGCCGAGCGTTATCTTTATAAAGGCATTTGCCTGCAGTCCACTTCCTGCCCACCCCGTTCGCTGAGTGAAGCGTACCATACCAGAGAGAGGGTAATAACAAGAGAGCTATCTTCGATCGCATAATAGATTTGGACATAAGGATTATATTTACTGCATATTTATCGGTCTGATAAATCTAGAACTTGTCTAAAGAGTTAAACGATCAAAATGGACaatatgatttatatatttaagaaactATAATAATACTcgtattttataataaaataggACACTTGTCTTTGACCTGATATACTTTGCTGTGGAAATTGATGGCATACATTTATGGAGGCATTTGGGAGTTCAATGTGAATATTTTcccatttaataaaaaatcacACTCAATATATCGTTTATattcaataacaataaatttattcattttctttCACTATTTAAAAGTATACTTACAAAATTTACAATATAgtgaaatattcaaataaatttgatgaatgatttaatattttatgagcttgcaatttttaaatgaaatgataGGATAATGATTTACAACTTGTTTctttatgatttatttattattttttttaaagactaagactttaaaatatttttgttttttaaatgaacACGAATGGTTTAGGTTCTCTTTGCTCAAATCAAAATGAAGcgtttataaaatatatcaaaattttaagagtcgatttaaatattaaatttatttaacaaaaatcatcgaagcgattttcaatatatttataataatatttctgTGTTTTTGAGctaatttaaaatgcaataaaagttagcaattactttaattatgtaaattagACGAATTGgtgcatataaaaattatatagcaTATGAAACCtctatttaaattatttcaagAGTTGCGTTACTTTTGCTTTCACAAAGTGTCACGACTTCAGAGTAGGCCTGGCCCGTATAAGTTGAGGAAGTTGCCACCACCTACATAAATGTATGTCAAATTCTGCTATTTAAAACTGGCCGAAGGGCGCACCCAATAAAACTTACCAGTTGGCATTCCCAGTGCTCCCAGCAGCGTTGGGtctcagcagcagctgcttctaGCTGGACGGGCTGATAAATGCTGGGCAgcaaatcaatcaaatgtCTGTTCGGCAGCGCTTGTACCAGCTGTCCAGGGCCAATGTCACCCGCATGGTTAAGATGGGGAGTAAAAACTAGTCTATGAAATTGTATAATTAGATTAATAGAAAAAGAAATCCtgtgaaatgtgtaaatatttattatttatgattaaatgcaaatcagaAAATGTGAAAACTGTAATAAAAATGCctgttgaaattaaattttattaaaagtaGCTGTAGCTGCTGATTACGAGCTCATCAATTCGTAATGAGCTCCATTTGCTGAGCTGGggaataacaaaaacaaaaaagaaattaaataaacggAATTTTCATCAAAAAATTTCGTTCatagttatttaaatatgccatGTTAAATGCtggaaaaaattaattgtaataTTTGTGTGAATTATTCAGTaagctgcaaattaaaatcaatagaTTAATTATAATCGTTGCTGGAAGCTTCCATGAAGGCGTTCCCATCCAATCCTCCAGaccaaaccaaaaccaaactaCAACAGAACACGTCAGCGCCTGCGAAAGAgggagaaagaaagaaaaaatgccAAGAGAAGCTGCCGGGTAGAGGCGAGCCACATTATGTACTAGTATGTGTGTATGGAATTTCTGGGATTAAACTTTGGCGTACGGCGACGTCGCCACTTGGGATTCGTGATGGTGCAGCATAGTGAGCAGTGTGCTGAAGTCATTGCAGCCCGACCAGCAGCTACCCAGTAGTACGAAAAATAGGGTTGTTAGCCTAACATAGACTCATAATTTTCTAATAATATATCCTGGCCTCTTAATGGAATGTCTTAGGTGAAGAAATATCCTATCGGAATCTTATAGCTTTTGACTATATAATTCGATGCTATGCTATgatattcaaagaaatttcatcTATTAGACTCTTTTCAGCGTGGGACCCTGAGAGTAGCATTTGTCGAGCTGGGCAcaaaaaatattctaaaaaaaatacatctAAAAGAACAGCATGGCCAAACACACTACTGCATTGGGAGGTTagaacagaaaaagaaaacgaataaaataaaataaaagaaaacatgaAAGAAGTGTAGCTTGCAAAGTATATAGAGAAAAGCTAAAGCTCAGAGAGCAGTGCCCGGAGTCAGGTGAAAATGGATTCTAAAAATTGGGTTAATTGATGCTTAGTGTTttgctagtgtgtgtgtgtgtgtgtaggtgtgctgttatatatatatacacataagaGTTGGGGTGGCTGGGCGTGGTTATTTAGCTAAAAGTGGCTAATAGTTTTTTGCCAAGGCAACCGGTCAGTGGGCAGCGGAAAAGGAAACCGGAAGTGCGCACaagaatacacacacacgcacgcaaacATCATGAAATTGCCAAAATGGCGGCGTCGCCTCAATTTTGGTTGGGGAGTTAACAGTTAAACAGCTCAGCTCTACATGTAATTAGCATTAAACCATTTGTCGAATTATACACACCGGGACTGCCCAGATCCGTGAGATTGGCATTCAGTGCGCCCGGCGGCCCACTCAACGCAGTGCCGCCACTCGCACCCATGCCAgggccagagccagagccggagccggTGCTGCTGCCACCGCCTCCTCCGCCATTGCTGGCCGCAATGTCCAGCGCCCGGCAAACGTCGCTGTGgccgaacagcagcagcaatagcagcagttgctgcatACACGCCCTAAGCGACCTCATTTTGCAATTTGGTATTTTGGCAATGTGTTTGTTGTATTCCAGCACCGGCATCAACATgttccatttgttgttgcttgacTGTGCGGCTCCGTTGGCGCCAATTGTGAATTCTCTACAAATCAATTGGacagaaaagaagaaaaaaattgaattatcaGGTGCAAATGCGTTAGAGATTTTCGCTGTGTTTgctatttgatttgattttagcTGATTGTTGGCTGGCGATTGGCGTTGGTGCTTCACTTAATTTTGGTTGCTTTTTAAACGGATTTTTGTTGCAAATGTATCTTTAgaatacaaacatattttacagatacaaaagtatctcaCTGTATCTCATACTGTTGTGTACTTATTGACGCAGTAGTTGCACCTTTTCTACTAtgtatctcacagatacaaaagtatctatttgtgcaaatttgtttaagcactttattttgattggGTTTTTTACTGTTGCTGCAAAAACACTTTGTTGAAAATGTATCTCAAAAAAACATATGTATCTTTCTATGCAAAAGTCGCGTGAAAGGCCCCTTTGCACTGTAGATTGATTACTGGACTGCTATTTAGCACTTGTATCATtgtatatttaagtatttgagttttttacttatttatgtATCTGAACTGCAATTTTCGATGCATTTTTTTTCACAGATAGAATTGTATTTGGCTGCACGAATACAGCTGCCTTGGGCGTTTTGGGCTCTCGACTGCCTCAGGCTGCACTTGTCACAATTGTATCTTGcggatacaaatgtatctacGGCTTCAAATTGCACTTTTGGCACATAAATTCGCTTATTTTATGCACTGCACGCCGcgtattgttttttgttttttttgctttttgttttaacaCTCGCGACACACCCTCGACGTTAATGTATCTTGCAGATACAACTgcaaaattgcaattgttgctgcaattGAACCTTGCTTGTGGGTTTCCTTTTGTCGAACTGGATTGCACGTCTCTTTTAAATGCTATCTCACAGATACACAAATGTAATTCGTTGGcgctttaaaaaatattgatttttttttcgttttgtttatgGCACACAGCTCCCCCGTtcgtgttgttattgttgttgttgttgttgttgttgctgccgttgttgttgtatctTGTTTAGCTCCTTCTTCAACTTGTatctttgtttatatttatgcattgcaCTTGCTCCCAACTGGCTCTGTCTGCTTTTTGttacatttataaatggtTTAGAGCACATGTGctgtacacacacagacacgagcacacacacgcacagctgtGGCTACAATTTGTAACTGTAGCGCATTTATAAATGTGGCTCGCAGCTCCTTTCGTGCCGCCGGCTGGCTGCTGCCTTGGCTTTTCCCTTTTCCTTTTTACATTTTCCCTTTTTCCCTTTGTATGCTGAAAATGTTTACACGctcaacaactttttgttgGTCGTCAACAAACCATCAAGCGTTCTGCTTGGCTCCTCGCAGTTGCCTTCTTATCAGCGACGTCTTCGTCCTGCGGTTCCTATTCGATATGCTTATATGGCTGTATTTGATTTGTGCGTCTCCCTTATTCCATTCCTCGTTTTGCTGGAAAACGTGCTCACATGCGGTTCTCTTGAATTTCAACagcagcttttgttgtttcagTCAATTGACGGATTTTAAAAACGCATAAAATTGCTTTATGTTTGCCTTTCCATTTCGGGCTTGTTTCTGCCTCACACTCgcagcgcctgctgctgctgttgctcccaTTTTCGGCTTATCCGCCCGCCTGGCGTCAATTTATGCAAAAGGCGCCGTTTCCAAATGCTGCCAGGCATATGACAAAACTCTCTCGCTCCTGCGCTCCGTCTCCAAGACGAAGAAGAAGTTGGAAATAAATGCAGCTGCAGTCGCTGCTCAGCGTCTTTGTCTTGCTCGCGGTTAAGTATCTGTAAGTGGTGCATAAGTGGAAAAGAAATGTTATTGatgatttatttgcatttggcattgaTATATGCTaatgtttttcttcttcttcatcttcctctttattttttctctttgtcATGACTGTCGGTCTGCCTGCCTACCTTTCGCTCGCCCAAACTCAGTCTGTCTGCTTTCTTGCCTGATCTAACAGCGGAAAAGGTTGAGAATTTTGTTATCTTTCGGACTTACCCTGCCGCTGCGCAGCTCTCTGTTCGttggtttttcaatttttcaatttttcatgCACGCTTCGGAAAATTATTATGGCATTTTTAAgtcatttttatttgcatttcgtgATTTCGTATAGACAGATAAGCCGCAGAGCCGCTAAGACCATTCGGTTCGCTTTGTAAGTGTacgtttctctctctctgtatgtgtttgtgtgtgcgtgtgtgtgtgtcaactcaaatatttgatttaattccTCTGACATATAATTAATCACTCTGCACCTTTTACAGCAGTCTCCAAAAAGAAACGCAGATAGAAACAACATAGATACGACCCCATCGAGTTGCCCCCGGGCTCTCAGAAAAGTTGTTCGACTtgcgtttatttgtttataattaaatattatttggcAGCCCAAATGAGACAGCCGCGAGAGCAGCCGAGTGGCATTTATCAGTCATTTCGACTCACTTTCAGCTAGTtccatttcgtttcgtttcgtttcgtttttttttttccttttgttttttaatgagttacaaatttggttttttcagttgtttaatgtttaatgGCTGACAGCATTATAGATTAGCGTCCAAAAGTTTTTCTAGTTCGCCCCGGCCCTGCCCGGGCCCTGTCTGGGAACTGTTTTGGCTGGcggctatttttttttcggttgcTTTTGTCGTCTGTCGTCTGGCTACTTGGTGGGTCTGCACCTCGTTTCATTTCTGGctaatgtgtgtgttttttctgGGCTAATAGCCGATGGCCTGCTAGCCAACTGGCCACACATCAAAATgttctgttttttgttgtgttttcttcatttttggCTCGTTAGAAATGTTAGTTTACGAGAAATTGGTAAAAGTTGGCAGCTAAAATGGCTGATTTGATTAGGCCCAGAGCCGCAAGCATTTTTAACTGACAGTCGCAACGAGTGAAATTGAGCttttaacaaatgaaaattacaAGAGCACATAtctaatttacataaaattaaTACATGCCTCTAAAGCAGACATGGATAAATTGctacaaattacaaaattgccTGATAAATTCTACTCTAAGCCAAGCTAAGCGGTTTATAAACCCGGTAACCCTAGCTTTTAATGGCATTACTCTATTTTATCTGCAAATAATCGAGAAAACAACATAaactaacaaaacaaaaaagtaagAGTTATCCACGAGTTTCCACATTAGAAATTATGAAAGAGTTCAATATTCATCTCGATTCGATTTTAGATAAGTTATCAAACAAATATAAGGAATCTAGAAGTGTATTGATAATGTGTTGTATTAATAGAGAGTCAGTATAATTTAAATGGTTCAGTACATAGCTTATAGACCTACTCTGGAAATGTCAACTTTCTTTCGCGATGATACTCAGTACAAAACGAGTAAAATCTTAATTcgtttaaaaatacatttactctaattttaaatttcaaccGAATTGTacgcattaaaaatgtatgcatACTATTTATAGCAAATTTTGCAGGTACGACAACCCCTTTCTGCTGTCTGATGGAAAAGTAAAAGACAACAACGTGTACCTGCTAACAGCCCGAATCCACCTGAGTACCTTAGTTAACATCCCCATTAtgcagaaacacacacacacacacacggttGAACGATTAGCATATTGATAAGCTTAACCATATGTAGATTTCGCGTGCCTCTAAAAgcctgccacatgccacattaAAAATTCATATGCTCAACCGTCAAGCGCCGGGGAGCATTTGAATTTCAAGTGCGCAGCCGTTAAAAGTGTCAAATTGGCAAAATGACGACAGttgcacaacaaacacaacacaacacaccacacacacacacgcagacaaaataaaacaaaacgaggcaaaatagaaataaaaaaaaaaacaacattcgGAAAACAAACTTTGACGCCTATACTATGCTACTTATGTACCGGAGAGTTCATAAGAAATTGATATCATTTATCAAAGTGACGCACACAGAAACGAATCGAGCGAATCTTGTGCGATTGTGtgtaatgtatatataaatatatacatatatatatatagagagaaaCTTTGGCAAATGAGCCAGCGAGAAGCGGGCACATAAATTATGCGCATGGGATCAGGAGATTGAGGGGCGGAGGTGGCAGCAGGCGTGGCACACGCACAATTCAATTGAATGTGAGCAGTCAAACGGG is a window encoding:
- the LOC6628534 gene encoding polycystin-2-like protein 2; the encoded protein is MESLNEYEPPKPRGRWARLMQMVDSSKRIRYSSIREARRAVLNFFIYIIFLALASVVTQTTNNIPMYYLNDAIHRQVIGRRVPMEPGLISKFTDIDSLDRYWDFVLYTFLPLLDSGDFKSIDKESIWEFTNETNQFDGIYGDVYNRVILHGNVLLGPPRFRQIMVESGHCRKCAPFTKHMGTCYASYTWSNERRTDYRGTKWASMWKDGALPIVGEIEVYLGAGYIKSLSYDNELNFRLVEHLRDTKWIGRSTRIVLIELSLFHVNTRLLESVKLTVERPATGGLVPSYSLRSLRQETFFTDSNWAIQIVVCSYYLMVVLFTFREIRLIKKTGFCKYIRNTINLADFTCYLCSYIMLLIQVMRFFYFNKIMNIVKTSDKYINLDWASVLAVIYNNIAALTIFLAWIRILSFLVFNRTLVIFVNVVRESTSEMVGFLLMFIAVCMAYAECGMTFFGHIDKQFYNLSSALLTMVRWVVGEFRFNSFKVKEMKTGIYFISFVIIVYALLLFAFLAIINCTYDEIQASMKTRASKLGLIIRLFFRSLYDMIYYIFCGKRKKRAKHDKDMRSELATDQRIDPQEAAERAAMRRQLLQNPVTLTQTEYLPRRMECAAKRVKALEEVTGSVLKRLIGYYNTLLREQGEEQT
- the LOC26531102 gene encoding uncharacterized protein; translation: MLMPVLEYNKHIAKIPNCKMRSLRACMQQLLLLLLLFGHSDVCRALDIAASNGGGGGGSSTGSGSGSGPGMGASGGTALSGPPGALNANLTDLGSPGVYNSTNGLMLITCRAELFNC